The following proteins are co-located in the Neodiprion virginianus isolate iyNeoVirg1 chromosome 6, iyNeoVirg1.1, whole genome shotgun sequence genome:
- the LOC124307514 gene encoding probable N-acetyltransferase san, with product MTRSKIELGDVTPHNIKQLKLLNQVVFPVSYNEKFYKDVLEAGELAKLAYYNDIVVGAVCCRVDTSENSRRLYIMTLGCLYPYRRLGIGTVMVQHVLNYVSKDGNFDSIFLHVQVNNEGAIDFYKKFGFEVVETKKHYYKRIEPADAHVLQKTLRPPTTANHQNQSASQ from the exons ATGACAAG ATCAAAGATAGAATTGGGGGATGTTACACCCCACAACATAAAGCAATTGAAACTGCTTAATCAAGTCGTATTTCCCGTCTCGTATAACGAGAAATTCTACAAAGACGTCTTGGAGGCTGGCGAGCTGGCTAAACTCGCTTACTATAATGACATTGTG GTAGGGGCTGTGTGTTGTCGTGTAGATACCTCAGAGAACTCGCGCCGTTTGTATATAATGACTTTGGGATGTTTGTACCCTTATAGACGATTGGGGATCGGCACTGTTATGGTACAACATGTACTTAATTATGTCTCTAAAGACGGGAATTTCGACTCGATATTCCT TCACGTACAAGTTAACAACGAGGGGGCTATTGATTTCTACAAAAAGTTCGGCTTTGAAGttgttgaaacgaaaaaacattACTACAAACGTATCGAACCTGCAGACGCACATGTGTTACAAAAAACTTTGCGCCCGCCAACAACAGCTAACCATCAAAATCAATCAGCAAGTCAATGA
- the LOC124307513 gene encoding tRNA pseudouridine synthase A — translation MYRYICKETLVNNLWLFRSFKCRKMFSALAPVVDENVAVPVLDNKRLIEEPPEDSDNKKQKLDNADRVKKRKVAMLLGYLGKNYYGMQRNPQMKTIEEDLIQALLQAKLINDEAFETIQTIQFQRAARTDKGVSAVRQVVSLKLPEHGKKEDINAFLPEEIRVFGIKRVTKGFNSKSSCDARSYIYTMPTFAFAKKPPDSEVLNEEYDVDKKIEELSVINGEPFHKYRIQPDVLEKVQSVLKLFTLIARITNGEFLFAENHWIRLQ, via the exons ATGTATCGCTATATTTGCAAGGAGACACTTGTCAATAATCTTTGGTTGTTCC GGTCTTTTAAATGCAGGAAAATGTTCTCTGCCCTGGCCCCAGTTGTCGATGAGAACGTCGCTGTTCCAGTTCTGGATAACAAAAGGCTGATAGAAGAGCCGCCAGAGGATAGCGAtaacaagaaacaaaaattggatAATGCGGACAGAGTGAAGAAGCGAAAAGTGGCAATGCTTTTGGGttatttgggaaaaaattattacggtATGCAGAGAAATCCACAAATGAAAACGATAGAGGAGGACTTGATACAGGCTTTACTCCAAGCAAAGCTCATAAATGATGAAGCTTTTGAAACTATACAGACAATTCAGTTTCAAAGAGCCGCTAGAACAGACAAAGGTGTTTCTGCAGTCAGACAGGTTGTCTCTCTGAAACTAC CTGAGCATGGGAAGAAGGAAGATATAAATGCGTTTTTGCCCGAAGAAATCAGAGTTTTTGGAATAAAGAGGGTAACGAAAGGTTTCAACAGTAAAAGCAGCTGTGATGCTCGGTCTTATATCTACACGATGCCAACTTTCGCCTTTGCAAAAAAGCCGCCAGATTCGGAAGTGCTAAACGAGGAATATgacgttgataaaaaaattgaggagCTTTCTGTTATCAATGGAGAACCATTCCACAAGTACCGGATACAGCCAGATGTACTTGAGAAGGTCCAATCGGTGCTGAAACT GTTTACGTTAATAGCGCGAATAACAaatggtgaatttttattcgcagAAAACCATTGGATCCGTCTGCAATGA